One part of the [Synechococcus] sp. NIES-970 genome encodes these proteins:
- a CDS encoding rhodanese-like domain containing protein: MSDRLTIREIQPDAFAQRQAETKALQLIDVREPFELEIVALEGFQNLPLSQFEQWSPRIAVDFDPTAETYVLCHHGMRSAQMCQWLLQNGFVNVINIAGGIHSYALSVDRQLPRY, from the coding sequence GTGAGCGATCGCCTAACCATCCGTGAAATTCAGCCCGATGCTTTTGCCCAACGCCAAGCCGAAACGAAAGCCCTACAACTGATTGATGTGCGAGAGCCCTTTGAGCTAGAAATCGTTGCCCTCGAAGGATTTCAAAATTTGCCCCTGAGCCAATTTGAACAATGGTCACCCCGCATTGCCGTCGACTTTGATCCCACCGCTGAAACTTACGTCCTCTGTCACCACGGGATGCGCTCGGCCCAAATGTGTCAATGGTTGCTCCAAAACGGCTTCGTAAACGTCATTAATATTGCTGGCGGGATTCACAGCTATGCTCTCAGTGTCGATCGCCAATTACCACGCTACTAG
- the ndhD1 gene encoding NADH dehydrogenase subunit D1: protein MDFANFPWLTTIILFPIAAALLLPIIPDKDGKTVRWYALTIGLINFSIIVAAFYTSYDFSNPNLQLVESYQWVEAIDLRWSVGADGLSMPLILLTGFITTLATLAAWPVTFKPKLFYFLMLLMYGGQIAVFAVQDMLLFFFTWELELVPVYLILSIWGGKKRLYAATKFILYTAGGSLFILIAALTMAFYGDTVTFDMTAIAHKDFGLNLQLLLYGGLLIAYGVKLPIFPLHTWLPDAHGEATAPAHMLLAGILLKMGGYALLRMNAGMLPDAHAVFGPVLVILGVVNIVYAALTSFAQRNLKRKIAYSSISHMGFVLIGMASFTDLGTSGAMLQMISHGLIGASLFFMVGATYDRTHTLMLDEMGGVGKQMKKIFAMWTTCSMASLALPGMSGFVAELMVFVGFATSDAYNPTFRVIIVFLAAIGVILTPIYLLSMLREILYGPENKELVEHEKLVDAEPREVFVIACLLIPIIGIGVYPKAVTQIYASTTEQLTQVLRASVPSLQQTAKATSLDVAVLRAPDIR from the coding sequence ATGGACTTTGCTAATTTCCCGTGGTTAACCACGATTATTTTATTCCCGATCGCCGCTGCCCTGCTGCTGCCGATCATCCCTGACAAGGATGGTAAAACGGTGCGCTGGTATGCCCTAACGATTGGCCTAATCAATTTCAGTATCATTGTGGCGGCATTTTATACCAGCTACGATTTCAGCAATCCAAATCTGCAACTGGTGGAAAGTTATCAGTGGGTGGAGGCGATCGATCTGCGCTGGTCTGTGGGGGCCGATGGGTTATCGATGCCGTTGATTTTGCTGACGGGGTTTATCACCACCTTGGCAACCTTGGCGGCATGGCCTGTGACCTTTAAGCCGAAACTGTTTTATTTCCTGATGCTGTTGATGTACGGCGGTCAAATTGCGGTGTTTGCGGTGCAGGATATGCTCCTGTTCTTCTTCACCTGGGAGCTGGAACTAGTGCCGGTGTACCTCATCCTCTCCATTTGGGGCGGCAAAAAACGGCTCTACGCGGCAACGAAATTCATTCTCTATACGGCGGGTGGTTCGCTGTTTATCCTGATTGCAGCCCTGACGATGGCGTTCTATGGGGATACGGTCACCTTCGATATGACGGCGATCGCCCACAAGGATTTCGGGCTAAATCTGCAACTGTTGCTCTACGGTGGTTTACTGATTGCCTATGGGGTCAAACTGCCGATTTTCCCATTGCATACATGGTTACCCGATGCCCACGGTGAAGCCACAGCCCCTGCGCACATGCTCCTCGCCGGCATCCTCTTGAAAATGGGTGGATATGCCCTCCTGCGGATGAATGCCGGAATGTTACCCGATGCCCATGCAGTATTTGGACCTGTCCTCGTGATTTTGGGTGTGGTGAATATTGTCTACGCGGCGTTAACCTCCTTTGCCCAGCGCAACCTCAAGCGAAAAATTGCCTATTCCTCCATTTCCCACATGGGTTTTGTGTTGATTGGGATGGCATCCTTTACCGATTTGGGAACCAGTGGCGCAATGCTGCAAATGATTTCCCATGGGTTAATCGGGGCGAGTCTCTTCTTTATGGTCGGCGCAACCTATGACCGTACCCACACGCTGATGCTCGATGAAATGGGCGGTGTCGGCAAGCAAATGAAGAAAATTTTTGCCATGTGGACAACCTGTTCGATGGCATCCCTCGCTCTCCCTGGGATGAGTGGTTTCGTGGCTGAACTAATGGTGTTTGTCGGTTTTGCAACGAGTGATGCCTACAACCCAACTTTCCGCGTGATTATTGTTTTCTTGGCGGCGATCGGGGTAATTTTAACACCGATTTATCTACTTTCAATGTTGCGGGAAATCCTCTATGGACCCGAAAACAAAGAGCTTGTGGAACATGAAAAACTGGTTGATGCAGAACCCCGTGAAGTGTTTGTGATTGCCTGTCTCTTAATTCCGATTATTGGGATTGGTGTTTATCCAAAAGCGGTCACTCAAATTTATGCTTCAACAACGGAGCAGTTAACCCAAGTGTTACGGGCTTCTGTGCCTAGTCTCCAACAAACTGCCAAAGCAACAAGTTTGGATGTTGCAGTTCTCCGCGCCCCAGACATTAGATAA
- a CDS encoding hypothetical protein (conserved hypothetical protein), whose product MSRIYVLLFNARTENEGIHTLQTGDRNKILMFEDEDDATRFGLMLEAQDFPSVSIEAMDEEDIIEFCRDADYDWQRIAAGELATPPEANVADLDWDPEGNHQKPASTKEEADLADLDRIRRQLEGLL is encoded by the coding sequence ATGAGTCGAATTTACGTCTTACTGTTCAATGCGCGGACGGAAAATGAAGGGATTCACACACTACAAACAGGCGATCGCAATAAAATCTTAATGTTCGAAGATGAAGATGACGCTACGCGCTTCGGACTAATGCTAGAAGCCCAAGACTTCCCTTCAGTATCGATCGAAGCCATGGACGAAGAGGATATTATCGAGTTTTGCCGCGATGCAGACTATGATTGGCAACGAATTGCTGCTGGGGAATTAGCGACCCCTCCCGAAGCAAATGTGGCAGATTTAGATTGGGATCCTGAGGGCAATCACCAGAAGCCGGCTTCTACAAAAGAAGAAGCAGATCTGGCAGACTTAGATCGGATTCGTCGTCAATTGGAAGGACTTTTGTAA
- a CDS encoding cation-transporting P-type ATPase, whose protein sequence is MLSSPPRAESPSPPKNLVTTTFDVQGMRCAGCVKAVERQLLQQPGVSTAVVNLITEVAVVTYEVAKIQPEAIAQQLSQTGFPSQPRQAATETFNQYQEKRNQSQREQYWRLGAAIILLLASSLGHIHHLTGLKIPLLHLMGIHWGMATLALFIPGLPILRDGWLGLIKGHANMNTLVGLGTLSAYITSCVAWLLPQLGWDCFFDEPVMLLGFIFLGRTLEGNARLKAIAALEALLALQPQKARLMGREHKGETEEITIPVAQVQIGEWVRVLPGEKIPVDGVIIRGETTVDEAMLTGEALPQTRTLADAVKAGTLNQLGVIIVQVSQTAENTLLAQIIRTVEEAQTRKAPVQKMADTVAGYFAYGVMAIAALTFLFWEFVGTRLWLMPGETNPEILSLKLAIAVLVIACPCALGLATPTALLVGTGLGAEQGIIIKGGDILERLNQLTTVVFDKTGTLTQGKPQIVEVVCFAPWQEAPLLQLAASLEQRTTHPYGRAFVAIAQEQALELFEPDQVETCLGKGIAGLVNGHQLHIGSPAWFTASQISIPKTAQSTLGAWANAGQTPIVIAIDQQVAGLVAIADPIRADAAALIENLKARNFEVILLSGDQESVVQKLASTLQLDQAHGGLSPTEKAAFLQDLQENRQVVAMVGDGINDAPALATADVGISLQSSTDIALATADIVLMGDRLWDFDQTLTLGRATVKVIRQNLIWACGYNLVAIPLAAGMLLPQYNFSLSPASAAGLMAMSSVLVVTNSLTLKKSFQTQQ, encoded by the coding sequence ATGCTTTCGAGTCCCCCCCGCGCCGAATCTCCTTCCCCCCCAAAAAACCTAGTCACGACCACCTTCGATGTGCAGGGGATGCGCTGTGCTGGGTGCGTCAAAGCGGTGGAACGACAGCTCTTACAACAGCCGGGGGTCAGTACAGCGGTGGTGAATCTGATCACAGAGGTGGCCGTCGTCACCTATGAGGTCGCAAAAATTCAACCGGAGGCGATCGCCCAACAGTTATCCCAAACGGGTTTCCCCAGCCAACCCCGCCAAGCAGCAACAGAAACCTTTAATCAATACCAAGAAAAACGAAACCAGTCCCAGCGGGAACAATATTGGCGTTTGGGGGCAGCGATTATCTTACTCCTGGCGTCGAGCTTGGGGCATATCCACCACTTGACGGGCCTAAAAATCCCCTTGCTGCACCTGATGGGTATTCATTGGGGGATGGCGACTTTAGCCCTGTTTATTCCGGGGCTGCCAATTCTCCGAGACGGCTGGCTGGGACTGATCAAAGGCCATGCCAATATGAATACCCTGGTGGGCCTAGGAACTCTGAGCGCCTACATTACTAGCTGTGTGGCTTGGTTGCTGCCCCAGTTGGGTTGGGATTGTTTTTTTGATGAGCCAGTAATGTTGCTGGGGTTTATCTTCCTCGGTCGCACCCTCGAAGGCAATGCCAGACTCAAGGCGATCGCCGCCCTCGAAGCACTCCTGGCCCTCCAACCCCAAAAGGCCCGGCTAATGGGCCGAGAACATAAGGGGGAAACCGAAGAAATCACCATTCCCGTAGCCCAGGTGCAGATTGGTGAATGGGTGCGCGTCCTGCCCGGGGAAAAAATTCCCGTCGATGGGGTGATTATTCGCGGCGAAACCACCGTTGATGAGGCGATGTTAACGGGGGAAGCCCTGCCCCAAACCAGAACTCTGGCAGATGCGGTGAAAGCCGGCACCCTAAATCAACTGGGCGTGATTATTGTCCAGGTGAGTCAAACGGCCGAAAATACCCTGCTTGCCCAAATTATCCGCACTGTGGAAGAGGCCCAAACCCGCAAAGCCCCCGTACAAAAAATGGCGGATACGGTGGCCGGATATTTTGCCTATGGCGTCATGGCGATCGCCGCCCTCACTTTCCTATTTTGGGAATTTGTGGGGACGCGTCTCTGGTTGATGCCAGGGGAAACAAACCCAGAAATTCTCAGTTTAAAATTGGCGATCGCCGTGCTGGTGATTGCCTGCCCCTGTGCTCTGGGGTTGGCGACGCCCACCGCCCTTTTAGTCGGGACAGGCCTGGGGGCGGAACAGGGGATCATCATCAAAGGGGGCGATATTCTCGAACGCTTAAACCAATTGACCACCGTCGTTTTTGATAAAACGGGCACACTCACCCAGGGGAAACCCCAGATTGTGGAGGTCGTTTGCTTCGCCCCGTGGCAGGAGGCTCCCCTGCTGCAATTAGCCGCAAGTTTAGAGCAGCGCACAACCCATCCCTACGGCAGGGCTTTTGTGGCGATCGCCCAAGAGCAAGCCTTAGAATTGTTTGAGCCGGATCAAGTAGAAACCTGTTTGGGCAAAGGCATTGCGGGTTTGGTCAATGGCCACCAACTGCACATTGGCAGTCCAGCCTGGTTCACTGCGTCCCAAATTTCCATCCCAAAAACGGCCCAAAGCACCCTTGGAGCTTGGGCGAATGCAGGCCAGACGCCCATTGTGATCGCGATCGATCAGCAGGTGGCAGGTCTGGTGGCGATCGCCGATCCCATTCGTGCCGACGCGGCGGCTCTGATCGAAAATCTCAAAGCCCGAAATTTTGAGGTGATTCTCTTGAGCGGCGACCAAGAATCCGTAGTGCAAAAGTTAGCGAGCACCCTCCAGCTTGACCAGGCTCATGGCGGCTTGTCCCCCACAGAAAAAGCAGCATTCCTTCAGGATCTCCAGGAAAATCGCCAGGTCGTCGCCATGGTTGGCGATGGCATTAATGACGCCCCGGCCCTTGCTACCGCCGATGTGGGCATTTCTCTCCAAAGTAGTACTGATATTGCACTGGCTACCGCCGATATTGTCTTGATGGGCGATCGCCTATGGGATTTTGACCAAACTTTAACCCTGGGCCGCGCCACTGTTAAAGTGATTCGCCAAAACCTCATCTGGGCCTGTGGCTATAACCTCGTCGCTATTCCCCTTGCGGCCGGAATGTTGTTGCCTCAATATAATTTCAGCCTCAGCCCTGCCAGTGCCGCTGGCTTGATGGCGATGAGTTCTGTGCTGGTTGTCACCAATTCCCTGACTCTTAAAAAATCTTTTCAAACCCAGCAGTAA
- a CDS encoding beta-lactamase: MALVALGMTGSFTFPTLARALPDQEINQFLENHYTQYRDLEYFSAIQLSVKVGDAETETYVIGQESHDPNSDLITSESLFQIGSITKSFTAALLLKNQRDHTIDLDVDFTQYLPEYSHWSGLTTTQLLNMTSGLPNYSDSPTVNYWFAQDLEQAWTKEQLLDLVYPQSTAPKPPLRTGYDYTNTGYLLSALILETVTEQSFADLITEQILQPYQLTNTFYPVPDLGDRPRQRLVRGYNFNPYTNPELVGQDITRNNLAWAGAAGALISNTEDIIRWVSTLFIEDNLLSAAEKAAMQQIVSLQTGEAIAQTTATDPYGFGLGIIQGHDERWGNYWFYQGETLGYRSFYVYFPCNQVIISALFNSAVDGQNSHARSLIQDIYGAVLAESPALVCRT, from the coding sequence ATGGCTTTGGTAGCTTTAGGAATGACAGGTTCTTTTACTTTTCCAACGCTTGCCCGAGCTCTCCCCGACCAAGAAATCAACCAATTCTTAGAAAATCACTATACCCAATACCGTGATTTAGAATATTTTTCTGCGATTCAACTCTCGGTTAAGGTAGGTGATGCCGAAACAGAAACCTATGTTATTGGCCAAGAAAGTCACGACCCTAATAGTGACCTGATTACTTCCGAAAGTCTGTTTCAGATTGGCAGCATCACAAAATCATTTACGGCGGCTTTGCTATTAAAAAATCAGCGGGATCATACTATCGATCTAGATGTTGATTTTACGCAATATTTACCTGAGTACTCCCATTGGTCTGGGCTGACAACGACGCAGCTTTTGAATATGACCTCTGGTTTGCCCAATTATTCAGATAGTCCGACGGTGAATTACTGGTTTGCCCAAGACCTCGAACAAGCTTGGACAAAAGAGCAGCTGCTTGACTTAGTCTATCCTCAATCGACGGCTCCCAAACCACCCCTCAGAACTGGCTATGATTACACGAATACGGGCTATTTGCTGAGTGCTCTGATTTTAGAAACCGTTACGGAGCAATCTTTTGCGGACCTGATCACAGAACAGATTTTGCAGCCCTATCAACTGACTAATACTTTTTACCCGGTGCCTGATCTAGGCGATCGCCCCCGACAACGCCTCGTCAGGGGCTACAATTTCAATCCCTACACTAATCCAGAATTGGTGGGCCAAGACATTACCCGCAATAACCTTGCCTGGGCCGGAGCCGCGGGAGCGTTGATTTCTAATACCGAGGATATTATTCGCTGGGTCAGCACGCTATTTATTGAAGATAATCTGCTGTCCGCTGCAGAAAAAGCCGCCATGCAGCAAATTGTTTCTCTCCAGACAGGGGAGGCGATCGCCCAAACGACGGCAACGGATCCCTATGGTTTTGGTCTGGGGATTATCCAAGGGCACGATGAGCGCTGGGGGAATTATTGGTTTTACCAAGGAGAAACCTTAGGTTATCGCTCATTTTATGTTTATTTTCCCTGCAATCAAGTGATCATTTCAGCCCTGTTTAACAGCGCTGTGGACGGACAAAACAGCCATGCCCGCAGTTTAATTCAGGACATTTATGGAGCTGTATTAGCAGAGTCTCCAGCCTTAGTGTGCCGGACTTAA
- the hrcA gene encoding putative heat-inducible transcription repressor produces MVAQKILSPRHQHIFRATVNHYISTAEPVGSKTLVEEYDFQVSSATVRNVMGKLEKAGFLYQPHVSAGRIPSDSGYRLYVDELVTPNPNKRQQASYTLQEQSEEFWGLESTLQRATQILATLSGYIALITVPHKNNARLRYLQLLAIAPQRIMMIVVTDSFQPQSIPLTIDCDSAELEVLSNFLNHHLQGRSLQEIAHLDLESLDQNFRHCAELLQTICQKISQVAPSVISTPILVRGISEVLRQPEFSQIEQLQTLLHLIEARQEQLLPVLFDNLLGDRHTLIHIGAENPLEPMKTCALISANYYQEEIPVGSVAVIGPTRMFYENAIALVEATADYLSNNLNPAI; encoded by the coding sequence ATGGTTGCTCAGAAAATTCTCAGCCCCCGCCATCAACATATTTTTCGGGCAACGGTAAACCATTACATTTCCACTGCCGAGCCTGTGGGGTCTAAAACCCTTGTGGAGGAATATGATTTTCAGGTCAGTTCCGCCACGGTGCGCAACGTAATGGGCAAACTCGAAAAGGCAGGATTTTTGTATCAACCCCATGTGTCTGCGGGGCGAATTCCGTCGGATTCTGGCTATCGCCTTTATGTGGATGAACTGGTGACCCCAAATCCAAACAAGCGCCAACAAGCGAGCTATACCTTGCAGGAACAATCTGAGGAATTTTGGGGTTTGGAATCGACACTCCAACGGGCAACACAGATTTTGGCAACTCTTAGTGGCTATATTGCCTTGATCACCGTTCCCCACAAAAATAATGCGCGGTTAAGATATTTGCAGTTACTGGCGATCGCTCCCCAACGGATCATGATGATCGTCGTGACCGATAGCTTTCAGCCCCAATCGATTCCCCTCACCATTGACTGTGATAGTGCGGAATTGGAAGTGTTGTCAAATTTTTTGAATCACCATCTCCAAGGGCGATCGCTCCAAGAGATTGCCCATCTCGATTTAGAATCGCTGGATCAAAATTTTCGCCACTGTGCTGAGCTTTTACAAACTATTTGTCAAAAAATTTCCCAAGTCGCTCCCAGTGTTATTTCTACGCCAATTTTAGTGCGCGGCATTTCTGAAGTCTTGCGCCAACCGGAATTTTCTCAAATTGAACAGTTACAAACCCTTTTACATCTGATCGAAGCGCGACAGGAACAATTGCTGCCTGTGTTGTTTGATAATTTATTGGGCGATCGCCACACCTTAATTCACATTGGCGCAGAAAATCCCCTCGAACCGATGAAAACCTGTGCCTTAATTTCTGCGAATTACTACCAAGAAGAAATCCCCGTCGGCAGTGTTGCCGTGATTGGCCCCACACGAATGTTTTATGAAAATGCGATCGCCCTCGTGGAAGCCACTGCTGACTATCTTTCTAACAATTTAAACCCTGCAATTTAA
- a CDS encoding hypothetical protein (conserved hypothetical membrane protein), which yields MGFEWNIPIFALALSIDSLSAALALGGRNFSRQRALFFALSSGLSEGGAIALGFLLGHFAQDVIVAYDHWVAFILLVLVGGHMCYNAYWEMRSAKPEEGTTSPIKTHSLWKIVFVSSITSIDSLGVGVSLGLLEKPAIPYSLGIGAAAFLATYVGLFLAKKISGHLGEKVEFFGGGILIALGIKMLSL from the coding sequence ATGGGCTTTGAATGGAACATTCCAATTTTCGCTTTGGCGCTGAGTATTGATTCCCTCTCTGCTGCCTTGGCCTTGGGGGGAAGGAATTTTTCCCGACAGCGGGCCCTCTTTTTTGCCCTAAGTTCTGGGTTGTCAGAGGGTGGGGCGATCGCCTTAGGATTTCTTTTAGGCCATTTTGCCCAAGATGTTATCGTCGCCTATGATCACTGGGTTGCCTTTATCCTACTGGTCTTGGTTGGGGGGCATATGTGCTACAACGCCTACTGGGAAATGCGTTCTGCAAAACCAGAAGAAGGAACAACCTCCCCCATAAAAACCCATAGCCTCTGGAAGATTGTATTTGTCTCCAGCATTACCAGCATTGACTCTTTAGGTGTTGGTGTTTCCCTTGGTCTCTTAGAAAAACCTGCTATTCCTTACTCTCTTGGTATCGGGGCCGCCGCTTTTTTGGCTACTTATGTCGGCTTATTTTTAGCGAAGAAAATCTCTGGACATCTAGGGGAAAAAGTTGAATTTTTTGGGGGTGGTATCTTAATCGCCCTTGGCATCAAAATGCTCTCCCTCTAG
- a CDS encoding hypothetical protein (conserved hypothetical protein), producing the protein MKIFSAKTIAGATLLALTASIGIMTPRAIAGPATFTIAANGSITSNEAFNGTITGQAGGSVNSNFCGWISGSPNHTFRINGNGLMSLNLSVVDANGGVSRPFTILVKNADDPNAAPFCAIADPASGIPAEIGGAWNPGRYQVFIGSFERGGSASQAPYVLQISQ; encoded by the coding sequence ATGAAAATATTCTCTGCTAAAACCATCGCAGGGGCAACCTTGCTAGCCCTTACTGCCAGTATCGGGATCATGACCCCACGGGCGATCGCTGGCCCAGCAACTTTTACGATCGCCGCCAATGGGAGCATCACATCTAATGAAGCTTTTAATGGCACCATTACTGGCCAGGCAGGGGGATCAGTGAATAGCAATTTTTGTGGTTGGATTTCTGGCAGTCCAAACCATACCTTCCGCATTAATGGCAATGGCTTAATGTCTCTAAATTTGAGCGTTGTTGATGCCAATGGCGGTGTTTCCCGGCCCTTCACGATTTTAGTCAAAAATGCTGACGATCCGAATGCTGCGCCTTTCTGTGCGATCGCCGATCCAGCCAGTGGTATTCCCGCCGAAATTGGTGGCGCTTGGAATCCTGGTCGCTACCAAGTCTTCATTGGCAGCTTTGAACGAGGGGGCAGTGCAAGTCAAGCGCCCTACGTACTCCAAATCTCCCAATAA
- a CDS encoding putative Ser/Thr protein kinase has product MDGIGNPGQREGVIILINPVDEFPAAILGYPNATALEVEKRRSHLHSWEITSLWAVGPKNLGSFPVLGLGYVGVVVLVPWQGKSYALKIRRLDSNHQSLIPEMQHLQKANQSGIGPRLLKGSADFLLMEYVAGRSLLSWLQAHQGDTHKSERRAVVENILSQAFALDQVGLDRGDMGCLTQDVIVDDRQRPVLLDFSGASLNRRPQNLTSALQGLFWGSVLAEYVAPDFPQGSQTILRPHLRRYKQQPTELNFQAIMAALLSG; this is encoded by the coding sequence ATGGATGGTATTGGTAATCCTGGGCAAAGGGAGGGTGTGATTATTTTGATAAATCCTGTGGATGAATTTCCCGCCGCAATTCTGGGTTATCCCAATGCAACGGCCCTGGAAGTTGAGAAAAGGCGATCGCATTTGCATTCTTGGGAGATTACGAGCCTGTGGGCAGTGGGGCCAAAAAATCTGGGGAGCTTTCCAGTGCTCGGTTTAGGTTATGTGGGGGTTGTGGTGTTGGTGCCTTGGCAAGGGAAATCCTACGCCCTCAAAATTCGTCGCCTAGATAGTAATCACCAGAGCTTGATCCCAGAAATGCAGCACCTCCAAAAAGCAAATCAATCAGGAATTGGGCCACGCCTGCTCAAGGGTTCTGCGGACTTCCTCCTGATGGAATATGTGGCCGGGCGATCGCTTCTCAGTTGGCTCCAGGCCCACCAAGGGGATACCCACAAAAGTGAACGGCGGGCTGTGGTGGAAAATATCTTGTCCCAAGCCTTTGCCCTTGATCAGGTGGGCCTCGACCGAGGAGATATGGGCTGTCTCACCCAGGATGTCATCGTCGATGATCGGCAGCGACCGGTCTTGCTGGACTTTAGCGGTGCGAGTCTCAATCGTCGTCCCCAAAATCTCACCAGTGCTCTTCAGGGACTGTTCTGGGGGAGTGTCTTGGCAGAATATGTGGCCCCGGACTTTCCTCAGGGAAGCCAGACGATCCTACGGCCCCACCTGCGCCGCTATAAACAGCAGCCCACTGAGCTAAACTTTCAAGCGATTATGGCGGCTCTATTGTCAGGGTAA
- a CDS encoding putative Rieske iron-sulfur protein, whose product MVATPLPASESPLDSFDWHDAWYPIHFVRDLDPTKPTRFVLLGEPLVIWWQPSSQQWQVFSDICPHRLAPLSEGRIVDDCLECPYHGWQFSETGACTKIPFQAEDGKAHHSTRAQVKTYASCIRQDLLFVYAGEPEQANQAPIPTIPALDQHPGQWAIADVMRDIPYDATTLLENVLDTSHVAFTHHPRVGNRKNAKEFILEVGQIEKTGFTGNWEEGPRRGAFGPQQTTFLAPAVMWHDIPESSFGQVMTVVYATPTEKGKCRAIVRLPFRFKAAFPRLAFKLVPRWFSHLNQMGILEDDQIFLHLQERELAKSHKNYAQTCYLPTSSDLFVLAYRQWVERYGEPFPDVPFTPAEPKQAELLERYHSHTIHCASCRQALRRIQGLKKVTVVLGFLSWLGLPLGIVMGIPTLGMGAIASVLPIFGLLWWQLHRLERRFFVGEYPPTRNYRD is encoded by the coding sequence ATGGTTGCAACCCCACTTCCCGCTTCTGAATCCCCCCTAGACTCCTTTGACTGGCACGACGCTTGGTATCCGATCCATTTTGTACGAGACCTCGACCCCACCAAGCCCACACGCTTTGTCCTTTTGGGGGAACCCCTGGTAATTTGGTGGCAACCCAGTAGTCAACAGTGGCAAGTATTTAGCGACATCTGCCCCCACCGTTTAGCACCCCTGTCGGAAGGCCGGATTGTTGATGATTGCCTCGAATGTCCTTACCACGGTTGGCAGTTTTCAGAAACGGGTGCCTGCACCAAAATTCCCTTCCAGGCAGAAGACGGGAAAGCCCACCACAGTACTCGGGCGCAGGTGAAAACCTATGCTAGTTGCATTAGACAAGACCTGTTATTCGTCTATGCTGGCGAGCCGGAGCAGGCAAATCAAGCGCCTATTCCGACCATTCCAGCGCTAGATCAGCACCCAGGCCAATGGGCGATCGCCGATGTGATGCGCGACATTCCCTATGACGCCACAACGCTACTCGAAAATGTTTTAGACACCAGCCACGTGGCTTTTACCCACCATCCCCGGGTAGGCAATCGCAAAAATGCCAAAGAATTTATCCTCGAAGTGGGACAAATCGAGAAAACAGGCTTTACAGGCAACTGGGAAGAAGGGCCACGCCGGGGGGCTTTTGGGCCGCAGCAAACGACTTTTTTGGCCCCCGCAGTGATGTGGCATGACATCCCAGAAAGTTCCTTTGGGCAGGTGATGACCGTGGTCTATGCGACGCCGACAGAAAAAGGAAAATGCCGGGCAATTGTACGGTTACCCTTCCGATTTAAAGCGGCTTTCCCTCGGTTGGCATTCAAGCTTGTGCCCCGTTGGTTTTCCCATTTGAACCAGATGGGCATCCTTGAAGATGATCAAATTTTCTTGCATCTCCAGGAGCGGGAGCTGGCAAAATCTCACAAAAACTATGCCCAAACCTGCTATTTGCCCACCAGTTCTGATTTGTTTGTACTGGCCTATCGTCAGTGGGTAGAACGTTATGGTGAGCCTTTTCCTGATGTGCCCTTTACCCCAGCGGAACCAAAGCAGGCAGAACTTTTAGAGCGCTACCATTCCCACACTATCCACTGCGCCAGCTGCCGCCAAGCCCTCAGACGGATTCAAGGCCTGAAAAAGGTGACCGTTGTTCTTGGGTTTTTGTCTTGGTTAGGTTTACCCCTCGGTATAGTCATGGGAATCCCGACCTTGGGCATGGGGGCGATCGCCTCTGTATTACCCATCTTTGGTTTGCTCTGGTGGCAGCTGCATCGCTTAGAGCGCCGCTTTTTTGTAGGGGAATATCCTCCCACCCGGAACTATCGCGATTAA